The genomic stretch cgaaaaattatgCGTTCAAGCTTattgaaaagaacttttttTAAGAGTGTTCGTAATATATTCATCGTACATGTTTTAAGGAATTTATTTGATACATCTGAGATTTATGTAGCTTTTGCTTGTGTAATTATGCTCATTTCTTATAGATGCCTTTTCTTTGTCGCAATATAATGTTATTCTTAACATGCAATGACATTTCCAATGGTGTTCCCTATCCTCGCATAATACGTATCGGTAATTCTGTCATAATACTTCATCTATGCACATATGCAGTCGACTACGTCAGCGATATGTGTAATACGTTTGTATCAGCTTTAAGATTAAACAATACTGCTATTGAGTTGGAAATTCATCCGATTGTTCGCATCGTACAGTGTGTAGTGTAATAGTGgatattaaacaataaatatttgctaCGATATGTATAACTAATTGCTTCAGTTCGCAGTCAGAATTAGCTCAAACTCGCGCTATATCTAAAAAAATGTTCTTAAGTTACACAAACGGTTGTCTGTCATCTCGGAAGATGCAGTCATTGAAATCAGCGTTTGAATGTCATATTTTCTGgatgatataattttcatcgGTAAAATTAGAACATATGAATTATCACAAACCAGTAATTAAGCCAAGTTTACGCAACGTGTTTATGCACCAGTTATAGTTTACATAAGAAATTCCAAATtatttacgtaatacgtcatactAATACGTCAAAAAAATCATTTACTAAAATCCATGTCTCatcgaaatatgaaaaatacgaaaaagaaagcagGACACTATGGAGAACGATAGAATTCGATCGAGGAATCGGTCTCGTTCGGATAAAGAGGCTCTAGAACGCACGCAGGCCTAGTGGCCCCGATACTGGAAGAGGCCTCCATTGTGCGAAACCCactgttacgaccgttcgcggagagacgcggtcgcgaggaaaacgcgtcagcgagaggcgtaaattctcgctacgattcggtgaatcgacgccgcgaagtagtcgttcccctgtttcggttaggataacagaggtggttgatatgaatatgacacagtagtaagttatatttcaccgtttattccacaacttataacgaggatagttacactggtgcgtatgtacgagatgagtgagtgactgatgtacgggtgtgtatacccgctcgaaggatgttgaccgttcgaaggatgtaaaaacAGTactcttgggagacgatgctgtctcggaggagagctaaggatgagtgagtctagcgcacgggaccatcggatttgttggtgccgatgttatttaggagagtgagggaataggcttcgtttttaattggttaaacgaagggtcttaaccgccctcgagagaaagtggttagtgggaggaaagttgcagcggacgtgacaaaaactgactttcccttgttaagccgtggtagacaatagtctctagaaattcctccgaaccagatgtttgtttcgtttgaaggaccttttctaggaaatctatgtgatttatggaaggtccttgaaatcatggaagatacgctgcgagtatccgaagacatctggttgccatattgcccgcggtgtgtggcctcggctaggtagagtgttacgcgacgtaacatcctccccccgttgagagggcacCGATCAAGTGATATGGTGTGCTGTCGTCAGGTGGACCTCTTATCAGACTTCGGACTGTTGATTGGTTCGGAGTCGTCTGGAGTCGTTCTGCTCGGTAGTGGTACCATCCGCTTGATGCTCCGTTCGAGGGTACTTGTCGCTGTTCGAACGATAGCCGTGCGTATGATGCCGTCTGCGCCGGGTTGGGCCTTGATGATTCTGCCCAATGGCCATTGCATCGGGGGAACATTGTCTTCTCTGAGAAGGACGATGGTGCCTTCTCGTATGTCGTGACTGCCCTTGTTCCATTTGTTCCGGATATGTAGCTCGTTGAGATACTCTCGATGCCACCGGCGCCAGAAGTGTTGTTTGAGTTTCTGAATATGCTGCCAGCAGGAGAGACGATTGGATGGCGTGTCCCTGAAATCTCGTTCTCGGAAACTGGTTAGTGAATCTTCGATGAGGAAATGACCGGGAGTAAGAACTAGGAGATCGTTTGGGTCTGAAGATATCGGCGTCAGCGGGCGGGAGTTGAGGATGGACTCGATCTCAATGATGAGGGTGTTAAGGTTTTCGAAGGTCAAGAGCTCATTACCGGCGACCCGTCTGAGATGTCGTTTGAAAGACTTCACTGCAGCCTCCCACAACCCGCCGAAGTGAGGTAAGTTGGGAGGGATGAAGTGCCATTCGATCCGTCGGTCGGCTAAAAAGGACTGGACCTGTGCCTTGTGATCGTCGGATTGCAGGAGATTTCGGAGCTCTCGTAATTCGTTGTTGGCACCAACGAAGTTGGTACCGTTGTCGGAGTAGATTGTCCCACAGAATCCGCGGCGAGCGATGAATCTCCGCAGAGCAGCAATGAAGGCCTCGCTAGTGAGATCGCTGACCAACTCGATGTGGACTGCTTTAACTGCAAGACACACAAAGATCGCTACGTATACCTTGATTTTGAGTCGGTTGCGATCCTTTCGTTCCTTGATGTAAAACGGTCCGCAGTAGTCGATTCCGACGTTGGTAAATGGCCGAGACTCTGTTATCCGGGCAGCTGGAAGGTCGCCCATTATATAATCCACTGGAGGGGGATTGGCTCGGCAGCAACGGACGCACTTCTTCAGCGTGCTCCAAACTTGACTGCGGCCGTCGATAGGCCAATAGGATCTCCTTAGGGCGTACAAGGTAGCTTGAGTTCCGGTGTGGAGATTTAGGAGGTGTTCATGCTCGATTATGAGCGCGGTAACTGAGGATTTGGGTAGAATTATTGGATGCTTCTGGTTGAAAGGCATTGGTGAATGACTGAGTCGGCCTCCGACGCGCAGCATCCCGTCCTTGTCCAGAAATGGATTGAGTCTTTGGAGCTTCCCCTTCATTGCCGAATTTCTATCTGACCGGAGAGCACGGATTTCGTCTGAAAAATAACAGGCTTGCAATAGTTTGATTAATCTGTTGTGTGCATTGGTCAACTCGTGCATGGTCAGAGGTTTGCCTCGATCCCGGGTTTGTCTCCATCGAAGGCACCGAGCGGCAATTCTTATAAGCTTGGGCCAAGAGGAGAATCTCCCCAGTATGCTGTGGTCCGCCGGCGTCGCGGACAGACAGGTTGCCCTTTTCTGCTCCGGTGTTTCGTTTAACGGTACTGGGTTCCACGTTGGCCAGTATTCTTCCGGTTGTTGAAGCCATTCTGGTCCATGTTGCCAAATGGTTGTTTTCAGGAAGTCTTCGGGTAGTTGGCCTCGAGATATGAGATCTGCCGGGTTATCGGTAGTGGGGATGTGACGCCAATCTGAGGCGTGAGTCTTCCGTTGAATTTCTGTCACACGGTTAGCGACGAAGGTTTTCAGCGTGTGGGGTGATGTGTTGATCCAATGTAGAACGATTGTGGAGTCAGTCCAGTAAACGGTCCGAGCAATGTTGCTTGGCAAGGCTTGGAGGACCGTGGTGGCTAGTGACGCGAGAAGGAGTGCTCCACTCAGTTCCAGCCTTGGAATGGTTAGTGATTTGAGCGGAGCTACCTTCGACTTCGCAGTGAGGAGACGTGTACAGACCTGACCATCCAGGGTGATGGTGCGAAGGTAAACGCATGCTCCATATGCCCTTTCGCTGGCGTCACAGAACCCGTGTAACTGAATTTCCGCTGCGGGGTTGATTATCGTTTTACGTGGAAACTCCACGTTATTCAATAATGGCAGGTGTGCGTAATATTTGCTCCATTCCGTGTGCACGTCAGCCGGTAAGGATTCGtcccaattaatttttagtgtCCAGAGTCGCTGGAGCAACATCTTAGCTCGAACAATTACTGGTGCCAGCAATCCGAGCGGGTCGTAGATCTTGGCGATTTCGGAGCTGATGGTTCTCTTCGTAATTCGAGAGTCGGCATCATTGGTTTTGACGGAGTATAGGATCGAATCGTCGAAGGAATTCCAAACAACACCCAATGTCTTGAAGGTTTGCGATTCGCCTAGTAGCAGCTTATCGTTTATGTCCGTCTCGGGAAGTCCTCGTAGCAGTTCCCGGTCGTTCGACGCCCATTTCCGGATGTTTAAGCCGGCTAGCTTGAGCAGTTCTGTGAGTTCCGTTCTCAATGATTGTGCCTCGACCCTTGTATCGACTCCTGTGAGAACAT from Bombus huntii isolate Logan2020A unplaced genomic scaffold, iyBomHunt1.1 ctg00000089.1, whole genome shotgun sequence encodes the following:
- the LOC126876672 gene encoding uncharacterized protein LOC126876672, producing the protein MRHLDLLFDYPKIVKETPKAIDDFLETVKINLQALKNLGDPIISNTVLIKLLTWKLPPAIIRKWQCTLPDKKLPSYKHLIDFLQTRTNGDRTSSAFTATKRASEPPNRQRPSASRSHAFTATLKTPVCPDCRGQHELRYCDVFKAKSPRERLDTAKRASLWTEPPKTDSLTSPPSGPLHRDLLVTAQVNILDNRTQPFRCRALLDTGASMNFITERLANSLRLNQRKCSVPIGTLNTLSTTSKRYITATITSVDGTYERTWTFLIIPTISTSIPDQPVDRSTIQIPRNLRLADPRFHRPAPIDVLLSAGPTLASLCVGQLDISQANGTDLRLQKTRFGWVIGGSPASQPPAHAFHASTTALQADLARFWEIDEGPPTAHISEAERQCEEHFRNHVQRTHEGRYMVALPFNETTPSLGSSRAMAMKRLISLCRRFQRDKRFEADYHAVIQEYLALGHMTKVTTDHCTDDGYFLPHHGVIKESSQTTKLRVVFDGSAPTTTGVSLNDVLHTGPKLQDDLYFILLRFRAHQYVITGDVEKMYRQFLVRPEDRKFQQILWRNADGEVDTYQLNTVTFGLSAAPYLAIRCLKQLADDEGHRYPRAATVLQRDFYVDDVLTGVDTRVEAQSLRTELTELLKLAGLNIRKWASNDRELLRGLPETDINDKLLLGESQTFKTLGVVWNSFDDSILYSVKTNDADSRITKRTISSEIAKIYDPLGLLAPVIVRAKMLLQRLWTLKINWDESLPADVHTEWSKYYAHLPLLNNVEFPRKTIINPAAEIQLHGFCDASERAYGACVYLRTITLDGQVCTRLLTAKSKVAPLKSLTIPRLELSGALLLASLATTVLQALPSNIARTVYWTDSTIVLHWINTSPHTLKTFVANRVTEIQRKTHASDWRHIPTTDNPADLISRGQLPEDFLKTTIWQHGPEWLQQPEEYWPTWNPVPLNETPEQKRATCLSATPADHSILGRFSSWPKLIRIAARCLRWRQTRDRGKPLTMHELTNAHNRLIKLLQACYFSDEIRALRSDRNSAMKGKLQRLNPFLDKDGMLRVGGRLSHSPMPFNQKHPIILPKSSVTALIIEHEHLLNLHTGTQATLYALRRSYWPIDGRSQVWSTLKKCVRCCRANPPPVDYIMGDLPAARITESRPFTNVGIDYCGPFYIKERKDRNRLKIKVYVAIFVCLAVKAVHIELVSDLTSEAFIAALRRFIARRGFCGTIYSDNGTNFVGANNELRELRNLLQSDDHKAQVQSFLADRRIEWHFIPPNLPHFGGLWEAAVKSFKRHLRRVAGNELLTFENLNTLIIEIESILNSRPLTPISSDPNDLLVLTPGHFLIEDSLTSFRERDFRDTPSNRLSCWQHIQKLKQHFWRRWHREYLNELHIRNKWNKGSHDIREGTIVLLREDNVPPMQWPLGRIIKAQPGADGIIRTAIVRTATSTLERSIKRMVPLPSRTTPDDSEPINSPKSDKRST